The following proteins come from a genomic window of Acidobacteriaceae bacterium:
- a CDS encoding response regulator, with the protein MSLTALIIDDEPLARQELQYLLDRAGDVDVLAQGSNGIEAVELIRTHKPDVVFLDVRMPGLDGFAVLKKLLALDRKARLPQVVFATAFDQYAVKAFEVNAVDYLLKPFDSKRVIKTLEKVRARAAGGGRDVTVEPYEAQPAEPSHSPAKSGHHATSPATVVHQREEQSGARNRLWDAAEAKLDALLRMVEEQAAAIGGRVSNATGSTDDASESRRSGKVVVKAQSRLLLVDQRDVCFASIDEGRITVVTKTIEGESNVRTLEELLDQLNPDTFWRAHRSYVVNIEHIREVVPWFKSSYQLRMDDRKNTEIPVSRSQTRRLRELFNL; encoded by the coding sequence ATGTCCCTTACAGCTCTGATCATCGATGACGAACCGCTCGCACGCCAGGAGCTGCAGTACCTTCTTGACCGCGCCGGCGACGTGGATGTGCTTGCCCAGGGATCGAACGGCATTGAAGCTGTTGAACTCATCCGCACGCATAAGCCGGACGTGGTCTTCCTCGACGTGCGCATGCCGGGGCTCGACGGCTTCGCTGTGCTGAAGAAATTGCTGGCCCTCGATCGCAAAGCGCGCCTGCCGCAGGTTGTCTTCGCCACCGCCTTCGACCAGTACGCCGTAAAAGCCTTCGAGGTAAACGCGGTTGACTACCTGCTGAAGCCTTTCGACAGCAAACGGGTCATCAAGACTCTTGAAAAAGTCCGCGCACGCGCAGCCGGAGGCGGACGCGACGTCACGGTCGAGCCGTATGAAGCACAACCGGCGGAGCCATCCCATTCACCTGCAAAGTCTGGACATCACGCGACATCGCCTGCGACCGTCGTCCACCAGCGCGAGGAGCAGAGCGGAGCCCGCAATCGTTTGTGGGACGCAGCCGAGGCGAAGCTGGACGCTCTGCTGCGCATGGTGGAAGAACAGGCGGCAGCCATCGGCGGGCGCGTGTCGAATGCAACCGGATCAACGGACGATGCCAGCGAATCGCGCCGCTCGGGCAAAGTCGTCGTCAAGGCGCAGAGCCGCCTGCTGCTCGTCGACCAGCGCGACGTCTGCTTCGCTTCCATCGACGAAGGGCGGATCACGGTCGTCACTAAAACCATCGAAGGCGAATCCAACGTGCGCACGCTAGAGGAGCTGTTGGATCAACTCAACCCTGACACCTTCTGGCGCGCGCACCGTTCGTACGTCGTCAATATCGAGCATATCCGCGAGGTCGTGCCGTGGTTCAAGTCCAGCTATCAGCTGCGCATGGACGACCGCAAGAACACCGAGATCCCGGTGAGCCGTTCGCAAACGCGCCGCCTGCGCGAACTCTTCAATCTCTAG
- a CDS encoding zinc ribbon domain-containing protein, which yields MPLPWSTSPQTDIASAGDDELRMIPRWSIVLAVALFVGMQYIFHGVLPHHKHEMLPMRVMMGYTWGALVASYALLLGYVSRDVKRRGMSPGLWMLVCVVLPGGIGAVVYFMLRQPILSRCPNCSTSLTASYNFCPQCQFQLAPVCGRCHRGVKITDVFCTQCGHDLAQDGAPSRLRAYSD from the coding sequence ATGCCGCTGCCCTGGTCCACTTCGCCTCAAACAGACATCGCTTCAGCGGGTGACGATGAGCTGCGGATGATTCCGCGCTGGTCGATAGTTCTCGCGGTTGCCCTGTTCGTCGGCATGCAGTACATCTTCCACGGCGTGCTGCCGCACCACAAGCACGAAATGCTGCCGATGCGCGTGATGATGGGCTACACGTGGGGCGCGCTCGTGGCCAGCTACGCTCTTCTGCTCGGCTACGTGAGCCGTGACGTGAAGCGCCGCGGCATGTCGCCGGGCCTGTGGATGCTGGTCTGCGTCGTGCTCCCGGGCGGCATTGGCGCGGTCGTCTACTTCATGCTGCGGCAGCCGATCCTCTCGCGCTGCCCGAACTGCTCCACTTCGCTGACGGCAAGCTACAACTTCTGCCCGCAGTGCCAGTTCCAGCTCGCTCCAGTCTGCGGACGCTGCCATCGCGGCGTAAAGATCACGGACGTCTTCTGCACCCAATGCGGACATGATCTTGCACAGGATGGCGCGCCTTCGCGGCTGCGCGCCTATAGCGATTGA
- a CDS encoding sigma-70 family RNA polymerase sigma factor, which yields MSGSRIPSVLRDFLRRIGVIENVKTPAILTAEAARQIERENAAIARGLKRQDPELLDRLIETYQHRLMRYLMFLTNKREVAEDLFQEVWIRVLRRGSQYNGKARFDTWIFTIARNLVIDLSRKRTMASLDELREGGEDERPFEIAQDGPSPLDQFEGREDAAELAQVMLTLEPSYREVLTLRFHEELSLEEIACITRAPLSTVKSRLYRGLASLKPRLLQLRGQRQGEDSHQVHRSEVRR from the coding sequence ATGTCGGGTAGTCGAATTCCCAGCGTCCTGCGAGACTTTTTGCGCCGGATTGGCGTCATTGAGAACGTGAAGACCCCTGCGATCCTTACCGCCGAAGCCGCGAGGCAGATTGAGCGTGAAAACGCTGCGATAGCCCGTGGATTGAAACGGCAGGACCCCGAACTGCTCGATCGGCTCATTGAGACCTATCAGCACCGGCTGATGCGCTATCTCATGTTCCTCACGAACAAACGCGAGGTCGCCGAGGATCTCTTCCAGGAGGTATGGATTCGCGTTCTCAGGCGCGGATCGCAGTACAACGGAAAGGCGCGCTTCGACACCTGGATCTTCACCATCGCGCGCAATCTCGTCATCGACCTTTCGCGGAAGCGCACCATGGCTTCACTCGATGAGCTGCGGGAGGGCGGCGAAGATGAGCGCCCGTTTGAGATTGCACAGGACGGGCCTTCCCCACTCGATCAGTTCGAGGGCCGCGAGGATGCCGCCGAGCTCGCCCAGGTGATGCTGACGCTCGAGCCGAGCTACCGCGAGGTATTGACGCTTCGTTTCCACGAAGAGCTTTCGCTCGAAGAGATTGCCTGCATCACGCGCGCCCCGTTGTCGACAGTAAAGTCGCGCCTGTATCGCGGGCTGGCCTCGCTCAAGCCCCGGCTTCTGCAGCTTCGCGGACAACGCCAGGGCGAAGATTCTCATCAGGTTCATCGTTCGGAGGTGCGTCGGTGA
- the rlmB gene encoding 23S rRNA (guanosine(2251)-2'-O)-methyltransferase RlmB: MEVLYGLHPVEEALRARPGAVDHISIARERESRRDPRLTRLLEQARAAGVRVDTEPREQLARHVRTDMHQGVVAFIRERRLLELEDLLEAPADGSGRRFFLALDGVEDPHNLGALLRSADGAGVTGVILPERRSAPLSAVVAKSSAGASEHVRIARVTNMTRALEQMKKQNIWIVGLDERGTPDYTDFDLRQDCCLVLGREGAGLHDLVKRTCDFLLRIPMSGSVSSLNVSVAGAVVMYEAMRQRRSGAVPSAAESKRLDSKIQRPRKGLGS, translated from the coding sequence ATGGAGGTTCTCTACGGTCTGCACCCGGTCGAGGAGGCGCTGCGCGCCCGTCCCGGGGCGGTCGACCACATTTCGATTGCCCGTGAGCGCGAAAGCCGCCGCGATCCCCGGCTGACCCGGCTGCTCGAGCAGGCGCGGGCGGCGGGCGTCCGCGTGGACACAGAGCCGCGCGAGCAACTGGCCCGGCATGTGCGCACAGACATGCATCAGGGGGTGGTGGCTTTCATCCGCGAGCGCCGGCTGTTGGAACTGGAGGACTTGCTGGAGGCACCGGCGGATGGATCGGGGCGAAGGTTCTTTCTGGCGCTGGACGGCGTTGAGGACCCGCACAATCTCGGTGCACTGTTACGGTCGGCCGATGGCGCTGGGGTTACCGGAGTCATCCTGCCCGAGCGGCGATCCGCTCCGCTGAGTGCCGTTGTCGCAAAGAGTTCGGCGGGTGCCTCCGAGCATGTGCGGATCGCGCGCGTGACGAATATGACTCGCGCGCTCGAGCAGATGAAGAAGCAGAACATCTGGATCGTCGGCCTCGACGAGCGCGGGACGCCGGACTACACCGACTTCGACCTCCGCCAGGACTGCTGCCTCGTCCTGGGCCGCGAGGGTGCAGGGCTGCATGACCTTGTGAAACGCACCTGCGACTTTCTGCTGCGCATCCCGATGTCGGGCAGCGTCAGCTCGCTCAATGTCTCGGTGGCCGGCGCGGTCGTGATGTACGAGGCGATGCGGCAGCGGCGCTCTGGTGCTGTTCCGTCCGCGGCGGAGTCCAAACGGCTGGACTCCAAAATACAAAGGCCACGCAAAGGTTTGGGATCGTGA
- a CDS encoding M1 family aminopeptidase produces the protein MSYRRLFGAVFLVCAALLPSPFFAQSSTPAPQQPPAAPAQQPEPAPHGKVLYQSHPDASDSAGQPQTEPHPQPAANEPQAPPSAEPQLTDADRSAIRITRYDLDIRLVPADSRLTGRAKLTVRNVSDRPLPRIALQISSTLTWQNISVQGTALPIAQHLLDTDADHTGRASELIVTLPKPLAPGETVVMDTFYAGTIAANSERLERLGASSAQALQTDWDAITPDATALRGFGNVLWFPVAAPQLFLQDGSLVPAIGRERLEHADTPVSLRLSVEYAGEAPTAAYFCGRRQPLAALHDNQDAPVAYGSGIATATFRVEPIGVRPLSLFVIAQPETFIAPLPAPVSSSSSSGTSNANGPQMLAVETTDDRALPLLADSAERVAPLVQQWLGPHPLTALTIIDHSGQPFEDGPLLLAPVGTLAASTSAPLLAHSLAHAWIQTGQPWMDEGLAEFFSLLWIEREHGRDDAVKQLDAVMQQVATADTLTDSGANATSGTASSSASQSAAVGQPLIAAYDELFFRRKAAAVWWMLRDIVGEQPLQLALSAWRTQPPSQDSAEVQAQKFEALLEKTSGKDLAWFFDDWVLHDRGLPSLSIVDVTPRELPAGAGHDKGWLVAVTVHNAGAAAAEVPLVVRSGEFATTKRIRVAGLSNTTERVIMQNPPTEVELNDGSVPEAGPSTHTRTVALHQE, from the coding sequence TTGAGTTATCGACGCCTGTTTGGCGCTGTATTTCTTGTGTGCGCGGCACTTCTCCCGTCGCCGTTTTTTGCTCAGAGCTCCACTCCGGCGCCGCAGCAGCCACCCGCCGCTCCCGCACAACAGCCGGAACCAGCGCCGCATGGCAAGGTGTTGTACCAAAGCCACCCTGACGCGTCCGACAGCGCCGGCCAGCCACAAACAGAGCCACATCCACAGCCCGCCGCGAACGAGCCGCAGGCCCCGCCAAGCGCCGAACCCCAGCTCACCGACGCGGACCGCTCGGCGATTCGCATCACCCGGTACGACCTCGACATCCGGCTCGTGCCTGCGGACTCGCGGCTCACCGGCCGCGCGAAGCTGACCGTGCGGAACGTGAGCGATCGTCCGCTGCCGCGAATCGCGCTGCAGATCTCGTCGACACTGACATGGCAGAACATATCGGTGCAGGGAACTGCGCTGCCCATTGCACAACACCTCCTCGACACCGACGCCGACCACACCGGCCGCGCCAGCGAGTTGATCGTCACGCTCCCGAAGCCACTCGCGCCCGGCGAGACCGTCGTAATGGATACCTTCTACGCCGGCACGATCGCGGCCAACAGCGAGCGCCTGGAGCGGCTCGGCGCATCCTCCGCGCAGGCCCTCCAGACGGATTGGGACGCCATCACACCTGACGCTACAGCCCTGCGCGGCTTCGGCAATGTGCTGTGGTTTCCCGTTGCGGCTCCGCAGCTTTTTCTGCAGGACGGAAGCCTCGTGCCAGCGATTGGGCGCGAGCGTCTGGAGCATGCGGACACGCCCGTGAGCTTGCGCCTGAGTGTCGAGTACGCCGGCGAAGCGCCGACGGCAGCATACTTTTGCGGTCGTCGTCAGCCGTTGGCGGCGCTGCATGACAACCAGGATGCTCCTGTCGCCTATGGCAGCGGGATCGCGACCGCGACATTCAGGGTCGAGCCGATCGGTGTGCGGCCGCTGAGTCTCTTCGTCATCGCGCAGCCGGAGACCTTCATCGCGCCGCTGCCTGCGCCCGTGTCCTCCTCGTCAAGCTCCGGCACCTCAAACGCGAATGGACCGCAGATGCTCGCCGTTGAGACCACCGACGACCGTGCTCTTCCGCTGCTCGCCGACTCCGCAGAGCGCGTGGCACCGTTAGTCCAGCAGTGGCTCGGGCCGCATCCTCTCACCGCGCTCACCATCATCGATCATTCCGGACAACCGTTCGAAGATGGCCCGCTGCTCTTGGCTCCGGTCGGAACGCTTGCCGCGTCTACCTCTGCTCCGCTGCTCGCGCATAGCCTGGCGCACGCGTGGATACAGACAGGGCAGCCCTGGATGGATGAAGGGCTCGCTGAGTTTTTCTCGCTCCTGTGGATCGAGCGGGAGCACGGGCGCGATGATGCGGTGAAGCAGCTCGATGCAGTGATGCAACAGGTCGCGACAGCAGACACGCTCACGGATTCCGGGGCAAACGCCACCAGCGGTACCGCCAGTTCCTCAGCCAGTCAGAGCGCCGCCGTAGGCCAGCCACTGATCGCCGCCTATGATGAGCTCTTCTTCCGCCGCAAAGCCGCCGCGGTGTGGTGGATGCTGCGCGACATCGTCGGCGAGCAGCCGCTGCAACTTGCGCTGAGCGCGTGGCGCACGCAACCGCCCAGCCAGGACTCCGCCGAAGTGCAGGCGCAGAAGTTTGAGGCGCTGCTCGAGAAGACCAGCGGCAAAGATCTCGCCTGGTTCTTCGATGACTGGGTGCTGCACGACCGCGGCCTGCCTTCGCTGAGCATCGTCGACGTCACGCCGCGCGAGCTTCCCGCGGGCGCCGGTCATGACAAGGGATGGCTTGTCGCCGTCACGGTCCACAATGCAGGAGCGGCAGCAGCCGAGGTCCCGCTGGTCGTTCGCTCGGGAGAGTTCGCTACGACGAAGCGGATTCGCGTCGCCGGGCTTTCGAATACGACCGAGCGCGTCATCATGCAGAATCCGCCGACCGAGGTTGAGCTGAACGATGGAAGCGTGCCCGAGGCCGGCCCCAGCACGCATACCCGGACGGTCGCACTTCATCAGGAATAG
- a CDS encoding AsmA family protein, whose protein sequence is MIELEDSDRMEFNEQRMEHARRRQRVMMATAMVLVLLLLAITPPLLNVGRYQRRIVTSMSESLGRPVHLDKVTLHLLPMPGFTLQNFVVSEDPAFGNEPTIRANEVVATLRVSSLWQERVEFSRVKFVDPSVNLVRSADGRWNLEGVLLRASQVNTAPTAQQRAGPAPRFPYIEATGGRINLKLGQEKMPFSLTDADFALWLPSPQEWHVRLEGKPSRTDANIGDPGTVRLEGSLQRAARMQDVPVNVHASWYDAPLGEASRLVSGSDRDWRGTLHSDVWLQGPLAAAALKMKVTLVDLRRADFVPAHSLDESISCTSSADVPGARLSNVACEVPTAGPQPIEIAVPALDLTQPRAQATAQAQKLPLEWVFGWMRLFSARIPAEPRVQGTVDADLVHLAQTPLADWNGTVTLTMPVQPRRANGEIVSAKGETEVPSQSFEATVGSSGDGWTALLKPTPLRLGPGADLTLSGQASPTGYSFIVTGDASETQLASIAHALPQLADSTDLVPANSSTASDTIHPIALSCTRVLSGGQACSAPAPPPHRPARRNVHLRR, encoded by the coding sequence ATGATTGAACTCGAAGACAGCGACCGGATGGAATTCAACGAGCAGAGGATGGAGCACGCACGGCGCCGCCAGCGTGTGATGATGGCTACCGCGATGGTGCTGGTTCTGCTGCTGCTCGCGATTACACCTCCACTGCTGAACGTCGGACGGTATCAGCGGCGCATTGTGACGAGCATGAGCGAGAGCCTGGGGCGGCCGGTGCATCTCGACAAGGTGACACTGCACCTGCTGCCGATGCCTGGTTTCACTCTGCAGAATTTCGTCGTCAGCGAGGATCCCGCGTTCGGCAACGAGCCGACGATTCGCGCGAATGAAGTTGTCGCCACATTGCGAGTCAGCTCGCTGTGGCAAGAGCGCGTCGAGTTCTCCCGCGTGAAGTTCGTTGACCCGAGCGTGAATCTGGTGCGCAGTGCGGACGGGCGCTGGAACCTTGAAGGCGTGCTGCTCCGCGCGTCGCAGGTGAACACGGCGCCTACCGCACAACAGCGTGCCGGGCCGGCGCCACGCTTCCCTTACATCGAAGCCACGGGCGGGCGCATCAATCTCAAGCTCGGACAGGAGAAGATGCCGTTCTCCTTGACCGATGCGGACTTCGCGCTCTGGCTTCCTTCGCCACAGGAGTGGCACGTGCGGCTGGAGGGAAAGCCCTCGCGCACGGATGCGAATATCGGCGACCCGGGAACAGTGCGACTCGAGGGTTCGCTGCAGCGCGCAGCGCGCATGCAGGATGTTCCGGTGAATGTGCACGCGAGTTGGTACGATGCTCCACTCGGTGAAGCGAGCCGGCTGGTTTCGGGCAGCGATCGTGACTGGCGTGGCACGCTGCATTCCGACGTATGGCTGCAGGGACCGCTGGCGGCGGCGGCGCTGAAGATGAAGGTGACGCTGGTGGACCTGCGACGGGCGGATTTTGTGCCGGCGCATTCGCTGGATGAGTCGATAAGCTGCACGAGCAGCGCCGATGTGCCCGGGGCGCGCTTGTCGAACGTCGCCTGCGAGGTGCCCACTGCGGGACCGCAACCGATCGAGATCGCTGTGCCCGCTCTGGACCTCACGCAACCGCGGGCGCAAGCGACCGCGCAAGCGCAGAAGCTTCCACTGGAGTGGGTCTTCGGGTGGATGCGGCTTTTCTCTGCGCGTATTCCGGCTGAGCCGCGCGTACAGGGTACGGTCGACGCGGACCTCGTGCACCTTGCGCAAACGCCTCTCGCTGACTGGAACGGCACAGTCACATTGACCATGCCTGTTCAGCCGCGGCGCGCGAACGGGGAAATCGTTTCCGCCAAAGGCGAGACCGAAGTGCCATCGCAGAGTTTTGAGGCAACTGTCGGCTCCTCAGGTGACGGCTGGACGGCATTGCTGAAACCCACACCTTTGCGCCTCGGCCCGGGCGCCGACCTGACGCTGAGTGGCCAGGCTTCGCCGACGGGCTACAGCTTCATCGTTACCGGCGACGCGAGTGAGACGCAGTTGGCGAGCATCGCGCATGCGCTACCACAGCTCGCCGACAGTACAGATCTCGTGCCTGCGAACAGCTCGACTGCATCAGACACGATTCATCCCATCGCACTCTCGTGCACGCGGGTGCTGAGCGGTGGACAGGCGTGCAGCGCACCAGCGCCACCGCCGCACCGGCCTGCCCGGCGGAATGTACACCTGCGGCGTTAG
- the lepB gene encoding signal peptidase I — MTANLAAGRPADAEIKETPLEALASICSVLVVGLFIMGFIFQNFVIPSGSMEKTLLIGDHVVVDRITIAPPTSWAPFVHYRPVKRGDIIVFLKPNPETPDLILVKRAIGVPGDHIHLRHGVVYVNGVAQNEPYAKMPNDNDGDFEDAYQPYRDDFPAIAPPPDIQVTDLWRVDLPTHIQGDDIVVPPDRIFAMGDNRTESLDSRFWGFVPMENIMGRPMFVYWSFQTPADQEDKTSLGDRMSFMLHVVTHFFSGTRWSRTFHVVR, encoded by the coding sequence ATCACCGCGAATTTGGCTGCCGGACGTCCAGCGGATGCCGAGATCAAGGAGACGCCGCTGGAGGCGCTTGCTTCGATCTGCTCGGTGCTGGTGGTTGGGCTCTTCATCATGGGGTTCATCTTTCAGAACTTCGTGATCCCTTCTGGGTCGATGGAGAAGACACTGCTGATTGGCGACCACGTGGTCGTGGACCGCATCACGATCGCTCCGCCGACCTCGTGGGCGCCATTTGTGCACTACCGGCCGGTGAAGCGCGGCGACATTATCGTCTTCCTGAAGCCGAACCCAGAGACGCCGGACCTGATCCTGGTGAAACGCGCCATCGGAGTTCCGGGCGACCATATTCATCTCCGCCACGGGGTGGTGTACGTCAACGGCGTTGCCCAGAACGAGCCGTATGCGAAGATGCCGAACGACAACGACGGCGATTTTGAAGATGCGTATCAGCCGTATCGTGACGACTTCCCTGCAATTGCACCGCCGCCGGATATCCAGGTGACGGACTTGTGGCGCGTGGACCTGCCGACGCACATCCAGGGTGACGATATCGTGGTGCCGCCGGACAGAATCTTCGCCATGGGCGACAACCGCACCGAAAGCCTCGACAGCCGCTTCTGGGGTTTTGTTCCAATGGAAAACATCATGGGACGACCGATGTTTGTTTACTGGTCGTTCCAGACTCCGGCCGACCAGGAGGACAAGACCAGCCTGGGCGACCGCATGAGCTTCATGTTGCATGTTGTGACGCACTTCTTCAGCGGAACGCGCTGGAGCCGCACCTTCCACGTCGTTCGATGA
- the lepB gene encoding signal peptidase I, with protein sequence MTPLSILAVDTAQFERREPVRAARAMSAGVMPGSKAHHGLLATLRSLCEFLVVALFAMTFILQPFRIPSESMVPTLRVGDFLMVDKQSYEPEGALSWMLPSSNIHRGDLVVFHYPVDPSMHLVKRVVAVPGDRVRLKHGRVWINDQAVDEPYAFYSPAAVDDFRDNFPSVRTADPSLDPNWWMRLRRSIVDGEITVPKGQLFVLGDNRNDSEDSRYWGFVPERDVVGRPFVVYFSIIPTDDDSAPPTLRARLRTALSFHVLR encoded by the coding sequence ATGACGCCGCTTTCCATACTCGCTGTGGATACAGCGCAGTTTGAGCGCCGGGAGCCGGTACGTGCAGCGCGCGCGATGTCTGCCGGCGTGATGCCGGGTTCGAAGGCACATCATGGCCTGCTGGCGACGCTGCGCTCGCTGTGCGAGTTCCTGGTGGTCGCGCTGTTTGCCATGACGTTTATTCTGCAGCCGTTCCGGATTCCGTCGGAGTCGATGGTGCCGACGCTGCGGGTGGGCGACTTCCTGATGGTCGACAAGCAGTCCTATGAGCCGGAGGGTGCGCTCTCGTGGATGCTGCCTTCGTCGAACATTCATCGCGGCGATCTGGTGGTGTTCCACTATCCCGTCGATCCCTCGATGCACCTGGTGAAGCGCGTCGTGGCGGTGCCGGGCGACCGTGTGCGGCTGAAACATGGACGCGTATGGATAAACGACCAGGCGGTCGACGAACCGTATGCGTTTTACTCGCCAGCCGCCGTGGACGACTTCCGCGACAATTTTCCGTCGGTGCGGACGGCTGATCCGAGCCTGGATCCGAACTGGTGGATGCGGTTACGGCGCAGCATTGTGGACGGTGAGATCACGGTTCCCAAGGGGCAGCTCTTCGTGCTGGGCGACAACCGCAACGACAGCGAGGACAGCCGGTACTGGGGCTTCGTGCCGGAGCGCGATGTAGTCGGCCGTCCATTTGTTGTTTACTTTTCGATCATCCCCACCGATGACGATAGTGCGCCGCCGACGCTGCGAGCGCGGCTGCGTACGGCGCTGAGCTTTCATGTGCTGCGCTAA
- the rnc gene encoding ribonuclease III, producing the protein MGTQRSKSVPSGTTAAPPSAERRPRVSAGGGNTSRSALEQNLGYKFAKPGLLKLALTHRSHPYEARTDPADIAAHETKNAPGTDNEQLEFVGDAVLGLAVTELLYQRFPDRSEGELTRMRASLVSRQRMAKLGCELGLDEHLLVGRSAEQNGARRKPALLANAAEAVLAAIYLDANAAGKEGFREVRRLVEQKLVKPELASMEAALKMDGGRGALRDAKTLLQERVQAYGAGRLRYVDTEQTGPAHQRCFKVEARIEGPGETISVLATAEGASKKEAQQKAAELALKHWKQPKETEAKRSEDAA; encoded by the coding sequence ATGGGTACTCAGCGGAGCAAGTCGGTGCCATCGGGAACGACGGCGGCCCCTCCCAGCGCGGAGCGGCGCCCACGTGTGTCTGCGGGGGGCGGCAACACTTCGCGGTCCGCTCTCGAACAAAATCTGGGCTACAAGTTCGCGAAGCCCGGGCTGCTGAAGCTGGCCCTCACGCACCGGTCGCACCCCTATGAGGCCAGAACAGATCCAGCCGATATTGCAGCGCATGAGACGAAGAATGCCCCCGGAACGGACAATGAGCAGTTGGAGTTCGTGGGCGACGCTGTGCTGGGATTGGCGGTGACGGAGCTGTTGTACCAGCGCTTTCCTGACCGCAGCGAAGGCGAACTGACCCGCATGCGTGCCAGCCTGGTAAGCCGTCAGCGGATGGCGAAGCTGGGATGCGAGTTAGGACTGGATGAGCATCTGCTGGTAGGCCGGAGCGCGGAGCAGAATGGAGCTCGGCGGAAGCCGGCGCTGCTGGCCAACGCGGCAGAGGCCGTGCTGGCGGCGATCTACCTGGACGCGAACGCGGCAGGCAAGGAAGGATTCCGCGAGGTGCGGCGACTGGTTGAGCAGAAGCTGGTGAAGCCTGAACTGGCATCGATGGAGGCCGCGCTGAAGATGGACGGCGGCCGCGGCGCGCTGCGGGATGCCAAGACGCTGCTGCAGGAGCGTGTTCAGGCTTATGGCGCAGGACGTTTGCGCTATGTCGACACGGAGCAGACCGGACCGGCGCACCAGCGTTGCTTCAAGGTGGAAGCCCGCATCGAAGGACCAGGCGAAACGATTTCCGTGCTCGCCACGGCGGAAGGTGCGAGCAAGAAAGAGGCGCAGCAGAAGGCCGCGGAGCTGGCACTGAAGCACTGGAAGCAGCCCAAGGAGACCGAGGCAAAGAGAAGCGAGGACGCAGCATGA
- a CDS encoding anti-sigma factor: MTSQHDLEQQMQAVNESLAGQCLAARAAFSSYLDGALSGVEMGRVADHLEGCAPCAAEFDGWLAMQTALAEIGPARAPRQLQQQIQTALGEERERGSHLPLSGRIALTWRTSVAPLAVQTAGGMVAAVLLAAGLFRLFGPGVAVQANDDGMAHLIAPHYLYSQVAPMAVETGRDVPVLIDAKVDTRGMVYDYTILQGPSDPSVRLQVEQNLLSSVFKPATVFGEPVDGHVMVTYTGVSVRG; encoded by the coding sequence ATGACTTCGCAGCACGATCTCGAACAGCAGATGCAGGCGGTGAACGAATCTCTGGCGGGCCAATGCCTGGCGGCCAGGGCTGCGTTCTCGTCGTATCTGGACGGCGCGTTGAGCGGCGTGGAGATGGGGCGGGTTGCGGATCATCTCGAGGGATGCGCGCCGTGCGCGGCGGAGTTTGACGGCTGGCTGGCGATGCAGACGGCCCTGGCGGAGATTGGCCCGGCGCGGGCACCGCGGCAGCTTCAGCAACAGATCCAGACAGCGCTTGGCGAGGAACGCGAGCGCGGGAGCCATCTGCCTCTTTCGGGACGGATTGCGCTGACCTGGCGGACTTCGGTTGCGCCGCTGGCGGTTCAGACCGCAGGCGGGATGGTGGCCGCTGTCCTGTTGGCAGCCGGGCTGTTCCGGCTGTTCGGGCCGGGGGTTGCTGTACAGGCGAACGACGATGGAATGGCACACCTGATCGCGCCGCATTACCTGTACTCGCAGGTGGCTCCGATGGCCGTGGAGACCGGACGCGATGTGCCGGTTCTGATTGACGCCAAGGTAGATACGCGTGGCATGGTGTACGACTACACGATCCTTCAAGGGCCAAGCGACCCGTCGGTGCGGCTGCAGGTGGAGCAGAATCTGCTGTCGAGCGTGTTCAAGCCGGCAACGGTGTTCGGCGAGCCGGTGGATGGTCACGTCATGGTGACCTACACGGGCGTGTCGGTACGCGGCTAA
- a CDS encoding sigma-70 family RNA polymerase sigma factor gives MSDLASAIGIRAEEQELVRELKSGSEQAFALLIAQYSQPIYSLIARSLRDPSEAADVTQEVFVKVFRSIRGFHGDASLRTWIYRIALHEASNQRRWWNRHKRQELAIDAPMENEDGECTCMAETLRAADASPFEECLRTETRQRVEAALRNLPAAYREVVVLREIEGFGYEEIAEILNVNLGTVKSRLTRGRAVLRESLKKKDLEHAEHNGSTAAAGRLEVVI, from the coding sequence ATGAGCGATCTGGCAAGCGCGATCGGGATCCGAGCGGAGGAGCAGGAGCTCGTGCGCGAGCTGAAGAGCGGCTCCGAGCAGGCCTTCGCGTTGCTGATTGCCCAGTACAGCCAGCCGATTTACTCGCTGATTGCACGGAGTTTGCGCGATCCGTCGGAGGCCGCGGACGTGACCCAGGAGGTCTTCGTCAAGGTCTTCCGGAGCATCCGTGGGTTTCACGGCGACGCCAGTCTGCGGACGTGGATCTACCGCATTGCCCTGCACGAGGCCAGCAACCAGCGGCGCTGGTGGAACCGGCACAAACGGCAGGAGCTGGCGATCGACGCGCCTATGGAGAACGAAGACGGTGAGTGCACCTGCATGGCTGAGACCTTGCGTGCAGCCGATGCGTCCCCCTTTGAGGAGTGCCTGCGGACCGAGACCCGGCAGCGAGTGGAAGCTGCGCTGAGAAACCTTCCGGCCGCGTATCGCGAGGTAGTTGTATTGCGCGAGATTGAGGGCTTTGGGTATGAAGAGATTGCCGAGATCCTGAATGTGAATCTCGGAACGGTGAAGAGCCGGCTGACGCGAGGACGGGCGGTGCTTCGTGAATCTTTGAAAAAGAAAGACTTGGAACACGCGGAACATAACGGTTCCACAGCGGCGGCCGGTAGACTGGAAGTGGTGATCTGA